From the genome of Thermoflexus hugenholtzii, one region includes:
- a CDS encoding ABC transporter ATP-binding protein — protein sequence MLALENVTKVYRTGALGLRKLIAVSEVSFEIGEREIVALIGESGSGKTTIGKMILRLFRPTSGVIRFEGKDIFSLRGPTLKDYYRQVQGVFQDPFASYNPIFKADRVFALIREEFYPRIRRSAWEQRVEEALRAVGLNPSDVLGKYPHQLSGGQLQRFLIARALLLDIRLLVADEIISMLDASTRIDVLNLLGDLRERGLSILFITHDLSLGYYISDRSIVLYRGRVVEMGATERIYARPLHPYTEMLMESIPRIDGRWGATSHRVERSAVLSGAFGCVYYPRCPIAQEICARRAPELTEVEAGHFVACHVRAGASSSAG from the coding sequence ATGCTCGCCCTGGAGAACGTGACCAAGGTCTACCGAACCGGGGCCCTGGGCCTCCGCAAGCTCATCGCAGTCTCCGAGGTCAGCTTCGAGATCGGGGAGCGGGAGATCGTGGCCCTGATCGGGGAGAGCGGGAGCGGCAAGACCACCATCGGCAAGATGATCCTCCGCCTCTTCCGCCCCACCTCCGGGGTGATCCGCTTCGAGGGGAAAGATATCTTCTCCCTGCGCGGCCCCACTCTAAAGGATTACTATCGCCAAGTGCAGGGGGTGTTCCAGGATCCCTTCGCCTCCTACAACCCGATCTTCAAGGCCGATCGCGTGTTCGCCCTCATCCGGGAGGAGTTCTATCCTCGCATTCGACGCTCGGCGTGGGAGCAGCGGGTGGAGGAGGCGCTGCGGGCTGTCGGCCTGAACCCCTCTGACGTGCTGGGCAAATACCCCCACCAGCTCAGCGGGGGGCAGCTGCAGCGCTTCCTGATCGCGCGAGCCCTTCTGCTGGACATCCGCCTGCTGGTGGCCGATGAGATCATCAGCATGCTGGACGCCTCAACGCGAATCGACGTGCTGAACCTGCTGGGGGATCTGCGGGAGCGGGGCCTCTCCATCCTGTTCATCACCCACGATCTCTCCCTGGGCTATTACATCAGTGATCGCTCCATCGTCCTCTACCGGGGACGCGTCGTGGAGATGGGAGCCACCGAACGGATCTACGCCCGGCCCCTCCATCCCTATACGGAAATGCTGATGGAGTCCATCCCGCGTATCGATGGGCGATGGGGGGCGACTTCTCATCGGGTTGAGCGTTCGGCTGTCCTGTCGGGGGCCTTCGGGTGTGTGTATTACCCGCGGTGTCCCATCGCCCAGGAGATCTGCGCCCGGCGCGCCCCGGAGCTCACGGAGGTGGAGGCCGGCCACTTCGTGGCCTGCCACGTGCGCGCCGGGGCCTCCTCCTCAGCCGGGTAA
- a CDS encoding Uma2 family endonuclease, translating into MGIRLDLLHRVTDEELRELSERNPGYQFERTADGRLLVTPTGLASGRRSGEVFGQLREWNRRTRLGVVFDSSTGFRLPDGSLLSPDASWVRRERWEALSPQQREGFGPFCPDAVFEVRSASQSLEELREKMKTYLANGARLGVLIDPYRQAVEIYRPGAPVERYEGVQQVPLDPELPGFTLELEPLFE; encoded by the coding sequence ATGGGGATCCGGCTGGATCTGCTGCATCGGGTGACGGATGAGGAGCTGCGCGAGCTTTCCGAACGCAACCCCGGCTATCAGTTCGAACGCACCGCCGACGGGAGGCTCCTCGTGACCCCCACCGGACTGGCAAGCGGACGACGCAGCGGAGAAGTCTTCGGGCAGCTTCGGGAGTGGAACCGTCGGACCCGTTTGGGGGTGGTTTTCGATTCCTCCACGGGTTTCCGGCTTCCGGATGGGTCCTTGCTTTCTCCGGACGCCTCGTGGGTGCGACGGGAGCGGTGGGAAGCCCTCAGTCCCCAGCAGCGAGAAGGATTCGGCCCCTTCTGCCCCGACGCCGTCTTCGAAGTCCGCTCCGCCTCCCAAAGCCTGGAAGAACTCCGAGAAAAAATGAAAACCTACCTGGCCAACGGCGCCCGCCTGGGCGTGCTGATCGACCCCTACCGGCAAGCCGTGGAAATCTACCGCCCCGGCGCCCCGGTGGAGCGATACGAAGGAGTCCAGCAGGTGCCCCTGGACCCCGAGCTCCCCGGCTTCACCCTGGAACTGGAGCCCCTCTTCGAGTGA
- a CDS encoding acetyl-CoA C-acyltransferase produces the protein MREAVIVAGVRTAVGKAKKGTLRTTRPEALAAAVIAEALRRAPGVEPAMVDDVILGCAMPEGHQGLNIARIAALKAGLPVSVPAMTINRFCSSGLQAIALAAERIMTGGAEIIIAGGVESMSLVPMTGFTLRPDPELAVAWPEVFISMGLGTERLAERFGISREDADAFSLRSHQRAIAAIDAGKFKEEIVPLEVEVAEPGEDGRAVRRKVIFEVDEGPRRDTSMEALAKLPPAFKNGGVVTAGNSSQMSDGAAAVVVMERRRAEALGLRPIARFVSFAVAGVPPDLFGIGPVEAIPKALRMAGLRLEDIDLIELNEAFAAQALAVIRQLEMDVERVNVNGGAIALGHPLGCTGAKLTVQILHELRRRGGRYGMVTMCIGGGMGAAGIFEML, from the coding sequence ATGCGGGAAGCGGTGATCGTCGCGGGCGTGCGAACGGCGGTCGGGAAGGCGAAGAAGGGAACCCTGCGGACCACCCGTCCGGAGGCCCTGGCGGCGGCGGTTATCGCCGAGGCCCTGCGGCGGGCTCCAGGGGTGGAGCCGGCGATGGTGGACGATGTGATCCTGGGCTGCGCGATGCCGGAGGGCCATCAGGGCCTCAACATCGCGCGCATCGCCGCCCTGAAAGCCGGGCTCCCGGTGAGCGTCCCGGCCATGACCATCAACCGGTTCTGCTCCTCCGGATTGCAGGCCATCGCCCTGGCGGCGGAGCGCATCATGACCGGCGGGGCGGAGATCATCATCGCCGGAGGGGTGGAGTCCATGTCCCTGGTGCCCATGACCGGCTTCACCCTGCGGCCGGACCCGGAGCTGGCGGTCGCCTGGCCGGAGGTGTTCATCAGCATGGGGCTGGGGACGGAGCGGCTGGCGGAGCGGTTCGGCATCTCCCGGGAGGACGCGGACGCGTTCTCCCTGCGCAGCCATCAGCGGGCCATCGCCGCCATTGACGCCGGCAAGTTCAAGGAGGAGATCGTCCCTCTGGAGGTGGAGGTGGCCGAGCCGGGGGAGGACGGCCGGGCCGTGCGCCGGAAGGTGATCTTTGAGGTCGATGAGGGGCCGCGGCGGGACACCTCGATGGAGGCGCTGGCGAAATTGCCTCCGGCCTTCAAGAACGGGGGCGTGGTGACCGCAGGGAACTCCTCTCAGATGAGCGACGGGGCGGCGGCGGTGGTGGTCATGGAGCGCCGGCGGGCGGAGGCCCTGGGCCTGCGGCCCATCGCCCGCTTCGTCTCCTTCGCCGTAGCCGGCGTCCCGCCGGATTTGTTCGGCATCGGCCCGGTGGAGGCGATCCCCAAGGCCCTGCGGATGGCGGGGTTGCGCCTGGAGGACATCGATCTGATCGAGCTCAACGAAGCCTTCGCCGCCCAGGCTCTGGCGGTGATCCGCCAGCTGGAGATGGATGTGGAGCGGGTGAACGTCAACGGCGGGGCCATCGCCCTGGGGCACCCCCTGGGCTGCACGGGGGCCAAGCTGACCGTCCAGATCCTCCACGAGCTGCGCCGCCGCGGCGGCCGCTACGGCATGGTCACCATGTGCATCGGCGGCGGGATGGGGGCGGCGGGGATCTTCGAGATGCTCTGA
- a CDS encoding non-lysosomal glucosylceramidase: MTATPALLPTEIPPRAWRRPIGSPLENPGRSMTIPHLSIDDGYWQGAPLGGIGAGTIGRTYRGDFARWHLDPRQHRYEPRPACMFSVFVEGPEGALAQALWTEAPARGLEAWRWRYPVGAGFYAALYPRSWFIYQWDRLPIRLAVEQFSPVIPHNYRESSYPVAVFLWSVENPTAQPLTVGLLFTWENLLGGGDEKTPKGRLHRIQRATRGDARMMGIELVGGEGPVREPGDGSWALAALAMPGMEISYRLVFRTDGDGADLWEDFAADGRLECDGETVMVPDGVPVGTGLAVTLRLEPGERRMVPMALAWDLPLVEFGAGDRWHRRYTRFFGTSGRNAWRIAQEALDRYADWREQIRAWQQPLWTDPDVPDWYPVALFNELYFIADGATVWVVDPKDPDGIGHFAQIECYDYPFYETLDVRFYGSFPLLMLWPELEKAVMRDFIATVPQVDLTLRTIESSGSQAPRKLAGALPHDLGSPSEAPWRLPNAYSFQDPNIWKDLNSKFVLLLYRDYVFTGDRTLIEDGWPAVRMALDYLKLFDRDGDGLPENEGVPDQTYDTWSMRGPSAYCGGLWLAALEAAVRMADLVGDEEARARYEDWLRRGRASFEAALWNGRYYRYDALSPHRESIMADQLAGQWYADLVGLPPIVPESHSEQALRTVYEYNVMRFAGGRMGAVNGMRPDGSVDTSSNQSAEVWVGVTYAVASAMWLRGLEAEAWRTAWGAYRVTYEEKGYWFRTPEAWDAEGNFRASMYMRPGAIWAIEWARRRWAGRPPARQTNGAAEHLPR, encoded by the coding sequence ATGACCGCAACGCCAGCGCTTCTTCCCACGGAGATCCCCCCGCGGGCGTGGCGCCGGCCCATCGGGTCGCCGCTGGAGAACCCCGGCCGCTCGATGACGATCCCCCACCTCAGCATCGATGATGGCTACTGGCAAGGGGCTCCACTGGGAGGGATCGGGGCGGGGACCATCGGCCGCACCTATCGAGGGGACTTCGCCCGCTGGCATCTGGATCCAAGGCAACACCGCTACGAGCCGCGGCCCGCTTGCATGTTCTCTGTTTTCGTGGAGGGCCCCGAAGGCGCCCTGGCCCAGGCCCTGTGGACGGAGGCGCCCGCCCGCGGGCTGGAGGCCTGGCGATGGCGGTATCCGGTCGGAGCCGGGTTCTACGCGGCCCTCTACCCCCGCTCGTGGTTCATCTATCAGTGGGATCGCCTTCCCATCCGGCTAGCTGTTGAGCAGTTCTCCCCTGTGATCCCGCATAACTACCGCGAGAGCAGCTACCCGGTCGCCGTGTTCCTGTGGTCCGTCGAGAATCCTACCGCCCAGCCCCTCACGGTGGGCCTTCTGTTCACCTGGGAGAACCTCCTGGGAGGAGGCGATGAGAAGACGCCGAAGGGGCGGCTCCATCGGATCCAGCGGGCGACGCGCGGAGACGCCCGGATGATGGGGATTGAGCTCGTGGGGGGAGAGGGCCCGGTCCGGGAGCCCGGGGACGGATCGTGGGCCCTGGCGGCGCTGGCGATGCCGGGGATGGAGATCAGCTACCGCCTCGTCTTCCGAACGGATGGAGACGGCGCGGATCTCTGGGAGGACTTCGCCGCTGACGGCCGCCTGGAGTGCGATGGCGAGACCGTTATGGTCCCGGACGGCGTCCCGGTCGGGACGGGTCTGGCCGTAACCCTTCGCCTGGAGCCGGGGGAGCGGCGGATGGTGCCGATGGCCCTGGCATGGGATCTGCCCCTGGTGGAGTTCGGCGCCGGAGATCGCTGGCACCGCCGCTACACCCGCTTCTTCGGAACCTCCGGGCGGAACGCATGGCGGATCGCCCAGGAGGCCCTGGATCGCTATGCCGACTGGCGGGAGCAGATCCGGGCCTGGCAGCAACCCCTCTGGACGGACCCCGACGTGCCGGACTGGTATCCGGTCGCGCTGTTCAACGAACTCTACTTCATCGCAGATGGCGCCACCGTGTGGGTGGTGGATCCGAAGGACCCGGATGGGATCGGCCATTTCGCCCAGATCGAGTGCTATGACTATCCGTTCTACGAAACCCTGGATGTGCGTTTTTACGGCTCCTTCCCCCTGCTGATGCTCTGGCCGGAGCTGGAGAAGGCGGTGATGCGGGATTTCATCGCCACAGTCCCCCAGGTCGACCTCACCCTGCGGACCATCGAATCCAGCGGATCTCAGGCGCCCCGCAAGCTGGCGGGGGCCCTTCCCCACGATCTGGGCTCGCCGTCCGAGGCCCCATGGCGACTGCCGAACGCCTATTCCTTCCAGGACCCCAACATCTGGAAGGATCTGAACAGCAAGTTCGTTCTGCTGCTGTATCGGGACTATGTGTTCACCGGTGACCGGACCCTGATCGAGGACGGATGGCCCGCGGTGCGGATGGCTCTGGACTACCTCAAGCTCTTCGATCGCGATGGGGATGGGCTGCCCGAGAACGAAGGGGTCCCGGATCAGACGTATGACACATGGTCGATGCGAGGGCCGAGCGCTTACTGCGGGGGGCTGTGGCTGGCGGCCCTGGAGGCAGCCGTTCGGATGGCGGATCTGGTAGGGGACGAGGAGGCTCGGGCCCGCTACGAGGACTGGCTGCGGCGGGGCCGGGCGTCTTTTGAGGCCGCCCTCTGGAACGGGCGGTATTATCGCTACGATGCTCTCAGCCCCCATCGTGAGAGCATCATGGCCGATCAGCTGGCCGGCCAATGGTATGCCGATCTGGTTGGGCTTCCTCCGATCGTTCCGGAATCCCACTCGGAGCAGGCGCTCCGGACCGTTTACGAATACAACGTGATGCGCTTTGCCGGAGGGCGGATGGGGGCGGTGAACGGGATGCGGCCGGACGGCTCGGTGGACACCTCCAGCAATCAGTCGGCGGAGGTGTGGGTGGGGGTGACTTACGCGGTGGCCTCGGCGATGTGGTTACGGGGGCTGGAGGCGGAGGCCTGGCGGACCGCCTGGGGGGCCTATCGGGTGACCTATGAGGAGAAAGGCTACTGGTTCCGGACGCCGGAGGCGTGGGATGCGGAGGGCAACTTTCGGGCCAGCATGTATATGCGTCCGGGGGCGATCTGGGCCATCGAGTGGGCGCGCCGTCGATGGGCGGGCCGACCGCCCGCAAGGCAAACGAATGGAGCAGCCGAACACCTCCCCCGATGA
- a CDS encoding ABC transporter permease: MIRYLGRKLFVYLLTFFFAVTIDWLIPRLMPGNPVDIMVSRMALRADAAEVVRSYYIQAFQLDLPLWRQYLNFWIALFRGDLGVSIWLFPQPVISVIARAVPYDLLLLLPAILLSWVLGNQVGAMAARVRWLDNTVLPLAYILTATPYMWLALLLAWSLGQVAGLFPISGAYGYNIRPHLSWVFIRDLLWHWTLPFLSLFLVMFGGWAIGMRNMIIYELEADYSRYLSALGAPQRLIRRYAFRNAVLPQITGLALQLGAIVAGAVATEIAFAYPGTGYLILQAVLNQDYFLLQGCFLFIITGVLVANLIIDIVYILVDPRTRLGMVGE, translated from the coding sequence GTGATCCGGTATCTGGGGCGTAAGCTGTTCGTTTATCTGCTGACTTTCTTCTTCGCCGTCACCATTGACTGGTTGATCCCTCGCCTGATGCCCGGCAACCCGGTGGACATCATGGTCTCCCGCATGGCGTTGCGGGCGGATGCAGCGGAGGTGGTGCGAAGCTATTACATCCAGGCGTTCCAGCTGGATCTCCCTCTCTGGCGGCAATATCTCAATTTCTGGATCGCCCTGTTCCGGGGCGATCTGGGCGTTAGTATCTGGCTGTTCCCCCAGCCGGTGATCTCGGTGATCGCCCGGGCCGTTCCCTATGACCTTCTCCTGCTCCTGCCGGCCATCCTTCTGAGCTGGGTCCTGGGCAACCAGGTGGGGGCCATGGCCGCGCGCGTGCGATGGCTTGACAACACCGTCCTCCCCCTCGCCTATATCCTGACCGCGACGCCTTACATGTGGCTGGCGCTGTTGCTCGCCTGGTCCCTGGGGCAGGTCGCCGGCCTCTTCCCCATCTCCGGCGCCTACGGCTACAACATCCGGCCTCATCTCTCGTGGGTCTTCATCCGAGACTTGCTCTGGCACTGGACCCTTCCCTTCCTCTCCCTGTTTCTGGTCATGTTCGGGGGATGGGCCATCGGGATGCGGAACATGATCATCTACGAGCTGGAGGCGGATTACTCCCGCTACCTCAGCGCCCTGGGGGCGCCCCAGCGCCTGATCCGCCGGTATGCCTTCCGCAATGCGGTGTTGCCTCAGATCACCGGCCTTGCCCTGCAGCTGGGGGCCATCGTCGCGGGCGCTGTGGCCACGGAGATCGCCTTCGCTTACCCGGGAACCGGCTATCTGATCCTGCAGGCCGTCCTGAACCAGGACTACTTCCTCCTTCAGGGATGCTTCCTGTTTATCATCACCGGCGTCCTGGTGGCGAATCTCATCATCGACATCGTTTACATCCTGGTGGATCCGCGCACCCGCCTGGGGATGGTGGGGGAGTGA
- a CDS encoding ABC transporter substrate-binding protein, protein MKRKVWLLLCGWVIASLVLAACGGTPTPPPSPTAAPPATQAPAAPTPAPTPTPAPAAVVYPREETLYTSGTQWGPPSNWNPLQPGTYAMGTIGLCYETLFLYNPLKNEYIPWLAESGNWTSDKVYEVKLRKGITWADGKPMTAQDVAYTFELGKLDGVYYKPLWDYLEKVEAVDDVTARFAFKEVHHQAWSNLLYSVAIVPKHAWEGRSAQEIVNGQNVPPLCSGPYLYEAHSEDRVVWKRNDNWWGIKLLGKSVAPRYIVDIVNPSNNVALGLVLKGEVDLSNNFLPGIATLVQGGYGIKTWYDKPPFMLAANTAFLFMNLKKKPMDDANFRKALAYAINVDEIVNRVYGNIVQKANPTGLLPVWERFVDQGVVQQLGFSYDPNRAKQILAQAGYKDVNGDGFVEAPDGSPIQLKVIVPNGWTDWMEAAKVIASSAQAVGINLQADFPDFGAYWDQLTGGTFDTAINNFGSQMSNTPWTFYQWLFRHPITDKMSDGNFGRYANQQVFDLVDELDRVPVTDEARMKQVIAQIQRIQLQEMPAIPLWYNGLWAQWNTTYWTGWPSAAEGAPKYPPCTWRGYWNMGAILMLTELKPAKK, encoded by the coding sequence ATGAAACGCAAAGTCTGGTTGCTCCTCTGCGGATGGGTGATTGCCTCCTTGGTCCTGGCCGCCTGTGGTGGGACGCCGACTCCTCCGCCGAGTCCGACAGCGGCTCCTCCCGCCACCCAGGCCCCTGCGGCGCCCACACCCGCTCCCACTCCAACCCCGGCTCCCGCAGCGGTGGTGTATCCACGCGAAGAGACGCTGTATACCAGCGGCACCCAGTGGGGTCCGCCCTCTAACTGGAATCCGCTCCAGCCCGGCACCTACGCGATGGGCACCATCGGCCTGTGTTACGAAACGCTGTTCCTCTATAACCCGCTGAAGAACGAATACATCCCCTGGCTGGCCGAGAGCGGGAACTGGACCAGCGACAAGGTCTACGAGGTCAAGCTTCGCAAGGGGATCACCTGGGCCGATGGCAAACCCATGACCGCCCAGGACGTGGCCTATACCTTCGAGCTGGGCAAGCTGGACGGTGTCTACTACAAGCCGCTCTGGGACTACCTGGAGAAGGTGGAGGCGGTGGACGACGTCACCGCCCGCTTCGCCTTCAAGGAAGTCCATCATCAGGCCTGGAGCAACCTGCTCTACTCCGTGGCCATTGTCCCCAAACACGCCTGGGAGGGCCGCTCGGCCCAGGAGATCGTCAACGGCCAGAACGTGCCGCCGCTGTGCTCGGGCCCCTACCTCTATGAGGCTCACTCGGAGGACCGCGTGGTGTGGAAGCGCAACGACAACTGGTGGGGGATCAAGCTCCTGGGCAAGTCGGTGGCCCCACGCTACATTGTGGACATCGTGAATCCCAGCAACAACGTGGCCCTCGGCCTGGTGCTCAAGGGCGAGGTGGACCTGAGCAACAACTTCCTCCCGGGCATCGCCACCCTGGTCCAGGGCGGCTATGGGATCAAGACGTGGTATGACAAGCCGCCCTTCATGCTGGCCGCCAACACCGCCTTCCTCTTTATGAACCTCAAGAAGAAGCCGATGGACGATGCCAACTTCCGCAAGGCCCTGGCCTACGCCATCAACGTCGACGAGATCGTCAACCGCGTCTACGGCAACATCGTCCAGAAGGCCAACCCCACCGGCTTGCTGCCGGTCTGGGAGCGCTTCGTGGACCAGGGGGTCGTCCAGCAGCTCGGCTTCTCCTATGATCCCAACCGCGCCAAGCAGATCCTGGCCCAGGCCGGTTACAAGGACGTCAACGGGGATGGCTTCGTGGAGGCCCCCGACGGCTCGCCCATCCAGCTCAAGGTCATCGTCCCCAACGGGTGGACGGACTGGATGGAGGCGGCCAAGGTGATCGCCAGCAGCGCCCAGGCCGTCGGCATCAACCTCCAGGCCGACTTCCCGGACTTCGGCGCCTACTGGGACCAGCTGACAGGCGGCACCTTCGACACGGCCATCAACAACTTCGGCTCCCAGATGAGCAACACGCCGTGGACCTTCTACCAGTGGCTGTTCCGCCATCCGATCACCGACAAGATGAGCGACGGCAACTTCGGCCGCTATGCCAACCAGCAGGTCTTCGACCTGGTGGATGAGCTGGACCGCGTCCCGGTGACCGATGAGGCCCGGATGAAGCAGGTCATCGCCCAAATCCAGCGGATCCAGCTGCAGGAGATGCCGGCCATCCCGCTGTGGTATAACGGCCTGTGGGCCCAGTGGAATACGACCTACTGGACGGGCTGGCCGTCGGCGGCGGAGGGCGCGCCGAAGTATCCGCCGTGCACCTGGCGGGGCTACTGGAATATGGGAGCCATCTTGATGCTCACGGAGCTGAAGCCCGCCAAGAAGTAG
- a CDS encoding ABC transporter permease: MGSRSELLYFAWRNTKVRVGVLILALFVILAIVGPLFARHDPNAYVGPPAHPPSREYWLGTTTFGQDVYSQFVHGLRATFIVGLLGGGIGTLLGVCIGLLAGYRGGMVDEILNMFTNIVLILPTLAVLIIIAAYLTVRGILVESLFIGCTAWPWAARAIRAQTFSLRAREFVDLARMSGRSSWKIMFYEIAPNMLSYLFMTFILQFGGAVLIAATLDFIGLGPTQGISLGLMMNNAVLWAALPLGMWWWLIPPGAAITAIVGALYVMNVGLDEVFNPKLREL; this comes from the coding sequence ATGGGATCCCGATCGGAGCTCCTGTATTTCGCCTGGCGTAACACCAAGGTGCGCGTGGGTGTGCTGATCCTGGCGCTGTTTGTGATCCTGGCGATCGTGGGACCGCTGTTTGCCCGCCACGATCCGAACGCGTATGTGGGGCCACCCGCTCATCCCCCTTCCCGGGAATACTGGCTGGGCACGACCACGTTCGGTCAGGATGTTTACTCCCAATTCGTGCATGGGCTCCGGGCCACTTTTATCGTGGGGCTTCTGGGCGGGGGGATCGGGACCTTGCTCGGGGTGTGCATCGGGTTGCTGGCCGGCTACCGCGGGGGGATGGTGGATGAGATCCTCAATATGTTCACAAACATCGTCCTCATCCTGCCCACCCTGGCCGTCCTGATCATCATCGCCGCCTATCTTACGGTGCGTGGGATCCTGGTGGAGAGCCTCTTCATCGGGTGCACCGCCTGGCCGTGGGCCGCCCGGGCCATCCGCGCTCAGACTTTTTCCCTGCGCGCCCGGGAGTTTGTGGATCTCGCTCGCATGAGCGGGCGGAGCTCGTGGAAGATTATGTTCTACGAGATCGCGCCGAACATGCTGTCCTATCTTTTCATGACCTTCATCCTTCAGTTCGGCGGGGCCGTTCTCATTGCAGCCACCCTGGATTTCATCGGCCTGGGGCCCACCCAGGGGATCTCCCTCGGCCTGATGATGAACAACGCGGTGCTATGGGCCGCCCTCCCGCTGGGGATGTGGTGGTGGCTGATCCCGCCCGGCGCGGCCATCACCGCCATCGTCGGTGCCCTCTATGTGATGAACGTAGGCCTGGACGAGGTTTTCAACCCCAAATTGCGGGAGCTGTGA
- a CDS encoding LacI family DNA-binding transcriptional regulator — translation MRALSGEGTMGYTLEEIARLAGVSRSTVSRVINQHPNVRPEVRERVWRVIREVGYYPHAAARNLVTRRSQIVGVVIPETLPKVFGDPYFPVVLHAISEALAERGYLLVLSLLTPQQEEDFYRRALRGRVVDGIIVVSARTTDPLIARAYREGLPVVSIGRYPEEPNVSYVDVDNVEGARVATEHLLRLGRRRVATIAGPQTMAPGVDRLEGYRIAMQAWGIHPPPEWIAEGDFTEAGGYIAMRRLLPAHPDAVFVASDLMAVGALKAIREAGLRVPDDIALVGYDDVELARYTDPPLTTVRQPIAELGRVAVRLLLRQLEEGARDPQRVILPTELVIRTSCGALRTFSPSPSKPAI, via the coding sequence TTGAGAGCGCTCTCAGGGGAGGGGACGATGGGATATACCCTGGAGGAGATCGCGCGGCTGGCGGGGGTCTCCCGCTCCACGGTGTCGCGGGTGATCAATCAGCATCCGAACGTGCGCCCGGAGGTCCGCGAGCGGGTCTGGCGGGTCATCCGGGAGGTGGGCTATTACCCCCACGCGGCCGCCCGCAACCTGGTCACCCGCCGCAGCCAGATCGTCGGCGTGGTGATCCCTGAGACGCTGCCCAAGGTGTTTGGCGATCCGTATTTCCCGGTCGTGCTCCATGCGATCTCCGAAGCGCTGGCCGAGCGCGGATACCTTCTGGTGCTCTCCCTGCTCACCCCGCAGCAGGAGGAGGACTTCTATCGGCGGGCCCTGCGCGGGCGGGTGGTGGACGGGATCATCGTGGTCTCCGCCCGGACCACCGATCCCCTGATCGCCCGGGCCTACCGGGAAGGCCTGCCCGTGGTGAGCATCGGGCGCTATCCCGAGGAGCCGAACGTCAGCTATGTGGACGTGGACAACGTGGAGGGCGCCCGGGTGGCCACGGAGCATCTCCTCCGCCTGGGGCGGCGTCGGGTCGCCACGATCGCCGGCCCCCAGACGATGGCCCCGGGCGTGGATCGCCTTGAGGGATACCGGATCGCCATGCAGGCGTGGGGCATCCACCCTCCCCCGGAGTGGATCGCCGAGGGGGATTTCACAGAGGCAGGCGGATACATCGCGATGCGTCGCCTGCTCCCGGCACACCCCGACGCGGTGTTCGTGGCCAGCGATCTGATGGCCGTGGGCGCATTGAAGGCCATCCGCGAGGCCGGCCTGCGGGTTCCCGATGACATCGCCCTGGTCGGCTACGACGACGTGGAGCTGGCCCGCTACACCGACCCGCCCCTTACGACGGTCCGCCAGCCCATCGCGGAGCTCGGTCGGGTTGCGGTCCGACTCCTCCTGCGCCAGCTGGAGGAAGGCGCTCGTGATCCCCAACGGGTGATCCTGCCGACGGAGCTGGTGATCCGCACCTCGTGTGGGGCATTGCGAACCTTCAGCCCATCCCCTTCGAAACCGGCGATCTGA
- a CDS encoding ABC transporter ATP-binding protein, whose protein sequence is MALRVENLRIYYRTLRGYVHAVEGATFSVGDGEIMGLAGESGCGKTTLGHSLIYLKPPMAYIEGHVFLDGRELPIWDMDRMNEFRFRHISIIPQYAMNALNPTRRIGPLIADLLATRGIDFRQILPELQRRLDLVQLSPEVLNRYPFELSGGMRQRVVMVISTLLNPSLLIADEITSALDVSTQRAVCEMIVEFRNRGFVRSTIFITHDMSILYQIADTILVMYAGQLAEKAPVEAIFRSPRHPYTRMLIASLPRVGARQRVERLKGIPGSPPPLLDPPPGCRFRDRCPLAFERCQEPPPFVEVEPGHFVACWREI, encoded by the coding sequence ATGGCCCTTCGCGTTGAGAACCTCCGCATCTACTACCGCACCCTCCGCGGCTACGTCCACGCGGTGGAAGGGGCTACCTTCTCTGTCGGCGACGGGGAGATCATGGGGCTGGCCGGGGAATCGGGCTGCGGGAAGACGACCCTGGGTCACAGCCTGATCTATCTGAAACCTCCCATGGCCTACATTGAAGGCCACGTTTTCCTGGACGGGCGGGAGCTTCCCATCTGGGACATGGATCGGATGAACGAGTTCCGCTTCCGCCATATCTCGATCATCCCTCAATACGCGATGAACGCCCTGAACCCCACCCGCCGCATCGGTCCGCTGATCGCGGACCTGCTCGCCACGCGGGGGATCGATTTCCGGCAGATCCTGCCGGAGCTTCAGCGAAGGCTGGACCTGGTCCAGCTCTCCCCGGAGGTCCTGAATCGCTATCCCTTCGAGCTGTCCGGAGGCATGCGCCAGCGGGTGGTGATGGTGATCTCGACGCTGCTCAATCCCTCGCTGCTGATCGCCGATGAGATCACCTCCGCCCTGGATGTGTCCACGCAGCGGGCCGTCTGCGAGATGATCGTCGAATTCCGCAACCGCGGCTTCGTGCGAAGCACGATCTTTATCACCCACGACATGTCTATCCTCTATCAGATCGCCGACACCATCCTGGTCATGTATGCAGGCCAGCTGGCCGAGAAAGCCCCCGTGGAGGCGATCTTTCGATCCCCTCGCCATCCTTACACCCGGATGTTGATCGCCTCCCTGCCCCGGGTCGGCGCGCGGCAGCGAGTGGAGCGCCTGAAGGGGATCCCGGGATCCCCGCCCCCGCTTCTGGACCCCCCGCCCGGCTGTCGATTCCGGGACCGATGTCCCCTTGCCTTCGAGCGATGTCAGGAGCCTCCGCCCTTCGTGGAGGTGGAGCCCGGACACTTCGTTGCCTGCTGGCGGGAGATCTGA